DNA sequence from the Liolophura sinensis isolate JHLJ2023 chromosome 1, CUHK_Ljap_v2, whole genome shotgun sequence genome:
TAGGGAGGCGCAGGCAGATGGATCACGTGACCCCGGATCTTCAGTTTCTCGTCTCGTAGAGCCGGGAGAACTGATGTCCGTCTTGGATTTGGACTTGACTTTTTTGGCCTTGTCTTTCTTTGGTTTCGATGATTCCCCGTCGTGCTGAATTGAAAATATTCGTTGTCTCATGTAAACGAACGGCCTTGCTCTTTTCGGACTCTTTGGGGACTTTTCTTCAGGTTTATATTTGGGTGTAGGTTTTGGTGAAGCTATCGGTGAGGGCCTTTGTGGTTCTGGACTTGGCGAAGCAGAAAATTTCTTCTTCCTTGGAAGAAGTTTTTGCATAAAGCTCATGGCAGATTTGCGCTGGGATTTAACTGGATCCGCAGCCGACTGAACAGATGATGTTGAAGATGAAGAGTAAGATGGCGATAGAGGTTTCTTCGCTAGCTGATGTTGAGGCACTATATCAGAGGACACCGTCCCTGAGGATGAGGTTTCTACAGATGAACATGACACCGTGGAACAACCGGAGCAGGAGGATGGTGTCCTAGTCTCCGAAATTGCGGGTAGGGACGGGAGCTGACCAGAGCTCCTTCTATCCGCAGCTAGAGGTGGTATTTGTGCTGGCATCGTTTCCTGAGCCTTGACAGGTGCGGGGATTTTGGTGGGTACAGCGCGGGTGGGTGATCTGGGCATCTTGCCTTTCTGTGTGGGGACGGTGGCGATCCGCCCTGGTGCTGAGTTGTAACGTAACAGAGGCAAACGGCTAGGAGTCATGGCCTGTCGCCCCATCCTCACACCTGTCAATTGCTCCCTCTCGGGAAACTGCCGGGGTAAACTCCTGCTCTTGTAGTGTTCCTCTTCAATGGCTGCCAGTCTGTCCCCAGATTTGGCTCTGAGAGTTGTGATAGGTTGGAGTTTTCGAGTGGCATCTGACTTCGTCTTTTGCAGAGCTATCTGAGTCTGCAGGAGCAGGTCCTGCACTTGTTTTTGTCGTTCGTCTTCGGTCAGACTCCGGGAAGAAGACGAGTGCTCATCTCCTGGTGAAGACGCTTTGTTCTCCAGGACCTCTCTTGGTTTTATTAACATGTCTTCCAGATCTGGCAACTTGCGTCGTGCCAACTGAGAGCGGGAACCAAAGGGACTTTCGTTAGGAACTTTCTGTGTGGGACTATGTAGTCTTTCAGACACGTTCTTCAGCTTGACTATACACTCCGCCATCTTCTCGTCGAGAAACATGGAGTCTGTCGACACGCAGCTATCTCTCAAGTTGCTGGGTACCGTCATGGTATCTTTGTCCTCCTGGGCTAGGCTATCCGTGCTGACTCCCATCTCACTCGTACTGATCTGCGGAAGGTCCCATCTGCTCATGCGCCGAGCGGTGTTCGTAGATTTGTCGGTTCTGGCCACATAATGTGTCATGGTAGATTTGGAGAGAAGATGCCGGGGAGGTGTGCTTGTTTCCCGACACATTGTTCGTACAGGGCGAGTGTTGGTACTGGCATCTATCATACAAAGAGCCGGACTTCCATCACTGGATGGTGAAGGCAGCAACTGTGAGGGGTCAGGGAAGTTTTGTTCGTCTGGAGAAATTGTTAGGTAAGTTTGAGTACTACAATCATACAGGCTTATTTGTTCTGTGCTCATTTCTTGGTCCAACATTTCTATTCGATCCGTTTCCATAGATACATCTGAAAGCGACGTTGCCGAGGAGACCGTTTCCAAGGTAACATTTGGAACGAAGAAGAGTTCATCGATATTATCCAATTCACTTAACAGTCCCATGTAGACTAGAGATTCGGTAGATGTGGCTTTTTCCTCGTAAGACAAATCGTCATTTTCGTAAGGCCAGTCATAAGAATTAACTTCCCCGTACATGGCGCCTGGAGTTTGAGTGGAGACAGTCAGTGATTCGTCTGTTGGTAGTATAGACATGGCCATGGTACTCTGGTCACATGTCATGATGGGTGAGTACATAGTGCCCCGCTCTACGGTGGGGACTGGGATACTGATCTCCTGGTACGGCTCGCTTGGAGGGCCGGGGAAATAGGTTAGTAATAATTCCGGTAAACTTCGAGTGAGGACTGGCTGGAATTCCACCTGAAATGCGCCGTCCACTGACCTGGACAGGGAGTCCACACCCGGTGAAGTATTTGTCCGTTTACTGAACATGGTGGGTTTCACCATCATCTCTTTGTCTTTGATGCTAGTTGGATCGGTCATCGTGTCCGCTTCCAAATGGGACTGAAAGTCAATCCAGGTTGTGCTGTCACTGAATGTCAGCTCACTTCCGGTCTGCGCGTCGCTGAACACCATCTTGTCCGTTAGCGTTTCGTTGTCCGTTGTTGTGACGATGGCTTCTGTCTCGCACTCTCTCAACTCTACCTTTGGCGTGTTGGTAAACTGATCTGACATCGCCGTCCTCGGAGTAAACACGCCTTTGTCATTGGTGTGAATAACGTTGGTGGCGGTGCTGGCGTTGGATAACTGCGTGACATCAGTACTGGTCCACCTATCCGACAACGGCAGCTGAGCTGTCAACGTCTCTGTTTCTCGTGTTTTTACTGGAGACATGGCGGTAAAACTGTCCACAGTGACGGGCAGCTGGCCGTCCACGGATGTTCGCACGGGAAACAGCAGAG
Encoded proteins:
- the LOC135476259 gene encoding uncharacterized protein LOC135476259 is translated as MAGGTKFIKEINDQFLICKICHETYKDPKTLTCLHTFCTDCLQQHIDSERERASRFSLYSRYITCPLCRKKTEIPNGGVRRLPDNFLVSNLTDVVNRRRSVKAPSCEICQTMRSRTNQACSKCVECSKLLCKSCVELHRKTKVTEHHSLFDIEDEKDIECKVHPDEIVRFFCEPCETCVCILCTFQEHRDHEVCSFSEGFAKNKTALENLMAKCRGRASDVQNLLSTINKCEMLKKETQESIRDLAISYTSQVRGMEKKLLKKVESVFGGGEFMAFLQNKDWLRESLGNLESTCNLTDVILKDKNLEMLLLKKEIEEKLTMLMEPSLPPVPSDLSKQVKFIPGSVKLGYLSVINGSSDGDSDSLPTDIICSDTQTDTVSMEDTSTTMGYNLAQPFAERSKSLQTDPVEVIQTANKEVGTIPVLTRDKGSDALELDVKSKGVLTERPSCHTVKSQTERTLTYDQESMTSLGGSDVAVNTPLIEMLNKVIQVYPDVTSRGVQAKTGTDMHDHRAKYDTIDSSCVEKIHVDSKQPMTNGTTRDHTPTAPAGLPRTKWPVSNRGIQTMLTEEARLTLRAVTKDSGIMTEHVNIVSDKHDDPSQGQTLSHSFGYGRGAVCRKCKCPVVDRKKGDRESEVTLAENSDVRDQTSAGVAKTTRSFGTDPIKWPDSCKSTETEKIRSSEKSVHVSVSVNDAGTVVDRSLSSVRNKSTSTPVIQHSDLDTQTAAADVKHKSTWSYVRQFSRGTLTDKIEEPDKKATNPQITTRSKTTNTPSVVVSHKASTATVKTMDSSTEILGSEQLKMVPILTDSSTSTDASLHTADECEETTEAGTNKNSILPLLFPVRTSVDGQLPVTVDSFTAMSPVKTRETETLTAQLPLSDRWTSTDVTQLSNASTATNVIHTNDKGVFTPRTAMSDQFTNTPKVELRECETEAIVTTTDNETLTDKMVFSDAQTGSELTFSDSTTWIDFQSHLEADTMTDPTSIKDKEMMVKPTMFSKRTNTSPGVDSLSRSVDGAFQVEFQPVLTRSLPELLLTYFPGPPSEPYQEISIPVPTVERGTMYSPIMTCDQSTMAMSILPTDESLTVSTQTPGAMYGEVNSYDWPYENDDLSYEEKATSTESLVYMGLLSELDNIDELFFVPNVTLETVSSATSLSDVSMETDRIEMLDQEMSTEQISLYDCSTQTYLTISPDEQNFPDPSQLLPSPSSDGSPALCMIDASTNTRPVRTMCRETSTPPRHLLSKSTMTHYVARTDKSTNTARRMSRWDLPQISTSEMGVSTDSLAQEDKDTMTVPSNLRDSCVSTDSMFLDEKMAECIVKLKNVSERLHSPTQKVPNESPFGSRSQLARRKLPDLEDMLIKPREVLENKASSPGDEHSSSSRSLTEDERQKQVQDLLLQTQIALQKTKSDATRKLQPITTLRAKSGDRLAAIEEEHYKSRSLPRQFPEREQLTGVRMGRQAMTPSRLPLLRYNSAPGRIATVPTQKGKMPRSPTRAVPTKIPAPVKAQETMPAQIPPLAADRRSSGQLPSLPAISETRTPSSCSGCSTVSCSSVETSSSGTVSSDIVPQHQLAKKPLSPSYSSSSTSSVQSAADPVKSQRKSAMSFMQKLLPRKKKFSASPSPEPQRPSPIASPKPTPKYKPEEKSPKSPKRARPFVYMRQRIFSIQHDGESSKPKKDKAKKVKSKSKTDISSPGSTRRETEDPGSRDPSACASLPTASKKN